From the genome of Pseudomonas sp. FP453:
GCCCTGCGGGCGTTTTTGCGCGTAGAGGTGCAGCGGGTCGTCTTCCAGGTCCTGCAGCACTTCGTCGTGCACGCTGGTGGTCGCGCGTGGGCGCTTGCGGCGCGAGGTCGGGCGCTCTTCGGGTTCCGATTCTTCTGCGGCATGGGTCAGCGGTGTGAACGGCGGGTCGATGTCGTCCTCGTCCGGCGTCGAGCGCAGTGGCGGCTCGTCGTCCAGATCGTCGGTGTGCAAGGACATGGATGGTTCGGTGCGCTGCCGGGTCGCAGGTGCGTTCGTCGGTTCGGCGTCATTTTCGTCGGCGGCGACGCGTTCTGCCGGCGGTTCGCTGAACAGGCTGGCGGCCCACTTCTCTTCCTCGGCCTTGACGGTGTCGCGGCTGGCGCTGAGGGGTTCGTCCTTTTGGCGGCGGTCGGTGCCCGGTTGGCGACGTTCTGCGCCCAACGGTTGGGTGTGCTGAATCTCGCGGCGTTCGAGCTTGGCCAGTTCCTGGTCCAGGTCCAGGTTATCGAGGTCCAGCTCTTCGGCGGTCCACTGCTTCTGGCTGATGGCGCGGGGCGGCTCGGGGGCCGGTTCAACGCTGATCGGCACCTCGGGTTCCGCCGCCGTGGCGCTGGCGCGCTGCTCCAGCAGCTGGCGCACCGCATTGAACACTTGCAGGCACGAGCCGCAGCGCACCACGCCGCGGGCCACGCTCAGTTGAGCGTGGTTGACGCGAAAGCGCGCTTGGCAATGTGGGCACTGGGTGACGAAACTGTCGGTCATGCGGCCATCCGATTCAGGCAAGCGCTCATTCTAGCGCCGACGCCCGCTGATGCGTACCCAGCCATCACGGTTGGCGATCGGGTCCAGTTCGAAATCCTTGGCGTAGGCGGCGGCCACGTCTTCACCTTGCTCGGCGAGGATGCCCGACAGGGCCAGGCGGCCACCCGGCTTGACCAGGCTCGACAGCTGCGGGGCCAGGGAAACCAGCGGCCCGGCGAGGATATTCGCCACCAGCACGTCGGCCTGCACCTGTGGCAGGTCTTGCGGCAGGTAGAGTGGGAATTTGCCTTCGGGAATATTGTTGCGCCCGGCGTTATCGCGGGAGGCTTCCAGGGCCTGCACGTCGATATCGGTGCCGACAGCTTCCTTGGCGCCCAGCAGCAGGGCGGCAATCGCCAGGATGCCCGAGCCGCAGCCGAAGTCCAGCACGTTGCTGTCAGCCAGGTCCTGGCCGTCCAGCCATTCCAGGCACAGCGCGGTGGTGGGGTGGGTGCCGGTGCCGAACGCCAGGCCCGGGTCCAGCAGCAGGTTGACGGCGTCAGGCTCCGGCGCGGCGTGCCAGCTCGGCACGATCCACAGGCGCTGGCCGAAACGCATCGGCTGGAAGTTGTCCATCCAGCTGCGTTCCCAGTCCTGGTCTTCGATGACTTCGCTGTGATGCTCCGGCAGCGGGCCGCCGGTGAGCAGTTCCATATGGGCCAGGACGGCGGCGGCATCGGTGCCGTCTTCGAACAGGGCCAGCAAGTGGGTGTGGGACCACAGCGGGGTGGTGTTGAGTTCGGGTTCGAAGATCGGCTGGTCTTCGGCGTCCATGAAGGTCACCGACACGGCGCCCACTTCGAGGAACGCGTCTTCGTAGGTTTCGGCTTGTTCTGGGCTGATGGCGAGACGGACTTGCAGCCAAGGCATGGCGGGCACCTTTGAAAAAATTGAATGTGCGACGGGTGGGTCGCGAAAGGGCGCAAGTTTACGCGAGCGGCGGGAGGGGTGTACACATAACAAATGTGGGAGCGGGGTTGTGTGGGAGCTGGCTTGCCTGCGATAGCATCGACTCGGTTTGGCTGACAAACCGAGGTGCCTGCATCGCAGGCAAGCCAGCTCCCACAGAAGCCAGCTCCCGCAGAAGATTGGCTGTGTTTTGCTATCCCACAAACAACAAAACCGCCCGAAGGCGGTTTTGTTGGGTGGAGCACTTACTGGTTGGCCAGCTTGTGTTCCAGGTAGTGAATGTTCACACCACCTTCGCAGAAGCCTTCATCGCGGACCAGGTCCCGGTGCAGCGGGATGTTGGTCTTGATGCCGTCTACCACGATTTCGTCCAGGGCGTTGCGCATACGGGCCATGGCCTCGTCGCGGGTCGCGCCCCAGGTGATCAGCTTGCCGATCAGCGAGTCGTAGTTGGACGGAACCTTGTAGCCGCTGTACAGGTGCGAATCCACACGTACGCCGTTGCCGCCGGGCGCGTGGAAATGCTTGACCAGGCCAGGGCTTGGGATAAAGGTTTTCGGGTCTTCGGCGTTGATACGGCACTCCAGGGAGTGGCCGTGCATCTTCACGTCGTCCTGGGTGAAGGACAGCGGGTTGCCAGCGGCGATGCTCAGCATCTCCTTGACGATGTCGATACCGGTGACCATCTCCGAAACCGGGTGCTCTACCTGCACACGAGTGTTCATCTCGATGAAGTAGAAACGACCGTTCTCGTAGAGGAACTCAAAGGTACCGGCGCCACGGTAGTTGATGTCGATGCACGCCTTGACGCAGCGAGCCAGGACTTCTTCGCGCGCTTTTTCGTCCAGGCCCGGTGCCGGCGCTTCTTCCAGTACCTTCTGGTGACGACGTTGCAGCGAGCAATCGCGGTCGCCCAGGTGGATGGCGTGGCCCTGGCCGTCGGACAGTACTTGCACTTCCACGTGACGTGGGTTGGTCAGGTACTTTTCCAGGTAGACCATCGGGTTGCCGAACCAGGCGCCCGCTTCGGAGCGAGTCTGCTTGGCCGCTTCGATCAGGTCTTCTTCCTTGTGCACCACGCGCATGCCGCGACCACCACCGCCACCGGCGGCCTTGATGATCACCGGGTAACCGACTTCACGACCAATGCGCAGAGCGGTTTCCTCGTCTTCCGGCAGCGGGCCGTCGGAACCTGGAACGGTTGGCACGCCGGCCGCGATCATCGCGTCCTTGGCCGACACCTTGTCGCCCATCAGGCGAATGGTTTCGGCTTTCGGGCCGATGAAGGCGAAGCCGGATTTTTCCACCTGTTCGGCGAAATCGGCGTTTTCCGCGAGGAAGCCGTAGCCCGGGTGGATGCCATCAGCGCCGGTCACTTCAGCGGCCGCGATGATGTTGGAGACTTTCAGGTACGAGTTCGTGGCCAGTGGCGGGCCGATGCAGATGCTTTCGTCCGCCAGTTTCACGTGCATCAGTTCGGTATCGGCCGTCGAGTAAACAGCGACGGTCTTGATGCCCTCTTCCTTACAGGCGCGCAGGATCCGCAGCGCGATCTCGCCGCGGTTGGCGATCAGGACTTTTTGCAGTTTCTTCGCAGGTTTCAACATCGAAGGCGCTCCGCGGTTCAAACGATGGTGAACAGCGGCTGGTCGTACTCAACCGGCTGACCGTTTTCTACCAGGATGGATTCGATCACGCCGGCTTTTTCAGCGGTGATGTGGTTCATCATCTTCATCGCTTCGACGATGCAGATGGTGTCGCCCACTTTCACGGTTGCGCCGACTTCAACGAAGGCTGGCGAGGTCGGTGCCGGGGTGCGGTAGAACGTACCGACCATTGGCGACTTGACCACGAAACCGTTCAACACAGGGGCAGCTGGCGCAGCAGGAGCAGCGGCGGCCGGTGCAGCAGCCGGAGCGGCAGCGGCTGGAGCCGGTGCTTGCATTTGCGGTGCGTAGAACTGTTGGGCCGGGGTCTTGCTGTGGCGGCTGATCCGTACGGATTCTTCGCCTTCCTTGATTTCCAGCTCGTCGATACCGGACTCTTCCAGCAGCTCGATCAGTTTCTTAACTTTACGGATATCCATGAATCATCA
Proteins encoded in this window:
- the prmA gene encoding 50S ribosomal protein L11 methyltransferase; this translates as MPWLQVRLAISPEQAETYEDAFLEVGAVSVTFMDAEDQPIFEPELNTTPLWSHTHLLALFEDGTDAAAVLAHMELLTGGPLPEHHSEVIEDQDWERSWMDNFQPMRFGQRLWIVPSWHAAPEPDAVNLLLDPGLAFGTGTHPTTALCLEWLDGQDLADSNVLDFGCGSGILAIAALLLGAKEAVGTDIDVQALEASRDNAGRNNIPEGKFPLYLPQDLPQVQADVLVANILAGPLVSLAPQLSSLVKPGGRLALSGILAEQGEDVAAAYAKDFELDPIANRDGWVRISGRRR
- the accB gene encoding acetyl-CoA carboxylase biotin carboxyl carrier protein; this encodes MDIRKVKKLIELLEESGIDELEIKEGEESVRISRHSKTPAQQFYAPQMQAPAPAAAAPAAAPAAAAPAAPAAPVLNGFVVKSPMVGTFYRTPAPTSPAFVEVGATVKVGDTICIVEAMKMMNHITAEKAGVIESILVENGQPVEYDQPLFTIV
- the accC gene encoding acetyl-CoA carboxylase biotin carboxylase subunit, which gives rise to MLKPAKKLQKVLIANRGEIALRILRACKEEGIKTVAVYSTADTELMHVKLADESICIGPPLATNSYLKVSNIIAAAEVTGADGIHPGYGFLAENADFAEQVEKSGFAFIGPKAETIRLMGDKVSAKDAMIAAGVPTVPGSDGPLPEDEETALRIGREVGYPVIIKAAGGGGGRGMRVVHKEEDLIEAAKQTRSEAGAWFGNPMVYLEKYLTNPRHVEVQVLSDGQGHAIHLGDRDCSLQRRHQKVLEEAPAPGLDEKAREEVLARCVKACIDINYRGAGTFEFLYENGRFYFIEMNTRVQVEHPVSEMVTGIDIVKEMLSIAAGNPLSFTQDDVKMHGHSLECRINAEDPKTFIPSPGLVKHFHAPGGNGVRVDSHLYSGYKVPSNYDSLIGKLITWGATRDEAMARMRNALDEIVVDGIKTNIPLHRDLVRDEGFCEGGVNIHYLEHKLANQ
- a CDS encoding DUF3426 domain-containing protein, translating into MTDSFVTQCPHCQARFRVNHAQLSVARGVVRCGSCLQVFNAVRQLLEQRASATAAEPEVPISVEPAPEPPRAISQKQWTAEELDLDNLDLDQELAKLERREIQHTQPLGAERRQPGTDRRQKDEPLSASRDTVKAEEEKWAASLFSEPPAERVAADENDAEPTNAPATRQRTEPSMSLHTDDLDDEPPLRSTPDEDDIDPPFTPLTHAAEESEPEERPTSRRKRPRATTSVHDEVLQDLEDDPLHLYAQKRPQGWGRRLIWILLVLIAAAGLAGQYIAYQFDDLARQDAYRPWFQQLCPTLGCTVPSRVDIAHIKSSNLVVRSHPEFAGALVVDAIIYNRATFSQPFPLLELRFADLNGSLIASRRFKPAEYLSGELAGVSEMPSQTPIHISLDILDPGNKAVNYSLSFHSPE